Proteins from a single region of Belliella baltica DSM 15883:
- a CDS encoding ATP-grasp domain-containing protein: protein MKKIGILFGMEDTFPHAFIERVNEKNEKGIVAEAVSIDKVIQNQLTEYAVIIDRISQDVPFYRAYLKNAALTGTAVINNPFWWSADDKFFNNALADTLGVPLPNTVILPSAEHPTDTTAKSFRNLAMPMDWQAIFDYVKFPAYMKPYAGGGWKNVYRLESKEEFFQKHQETGQLVMMLQEEIVFTEYFRVYCLGGKAVRIMQYEPRNPHHLRYVIDGPPVSKKLLAKVKEYTLTLCKGLGYDFNTVEFAVRDGIPYAIDFGNPAPDADINSVGQENFDWVVEEAAKMAIAYAKSQKPGKINLTWGTFMKNAVSSAKRF from the coding sequence ATGAAAAAAATAGGAATCCTTTTTGGTATGGAAGATACTTTTCCCCATGCATTTATCGAAAGAGTAAACGAAAAAAATGAAAAAGGCATAGTAGCAGAGGCAGTAAGCATTGATAAAGTAATACAAAACCAACTTACAGAATATGCTGTAATTATTGACCGGATATCTCAAGATGTTCCCTTCTACAGAGCCTATTTGAAAAATGCAGCCTTGACAGGTACTGCTGTTATCAATAATCCATTTTGGTGGTCTGCTGATGACAAGTTTTTCAACAATGCCTTGGCAGATACCTTGGGCGTCCCCCTACCCAACACAGTAATCTTACCTTCTGCCGAGCATCCTACGGATACCACTGCGAAGTCATTTAGAAATTTGGCTATGCCAATGGATTGGCAGGCGATCTTCGATTATGTGAAATTTCCTGCTTACATGAAGCCGTATGCAGGCGGAGGATGGAAAAATGTATATAGATTGGAAAGTAAAGAAGAATTTTTCCAAAAACACCAAGAAACTGGGCAACTCGTCATGATGCTTCAGGAAGAAATTGTTTTTACAGAGTATTTTAGAGTTTACTGTTTGGGAGGAAAAGCCGTTCGCATCATGCAATATGAACCTCGTAATCCGCATCATCTTCGCTACGTCATCGATGGGCCGCCAGTCTCTAAAAAGTTGCTTGCAAAAGTAAAAGAATATACGCTAACCCTGTGTAAGGGATTAGGCTACGATTTCAATACTGTAGAATTTGCAGTGAGAGATGGTATTCCGTATGCGATTGATTTTGGCAACCCAGCTCCAGATGCAGATATCAATTCTGTTGGTCAGGAGAATTTTGATTGGGTAGTTGAAGAAGCTGCTAAAATGGCAATTGCCTATGCAAAGAGCCAAAAACCTGGGAAAATAAATCTTACATGGGGCACATTTATGAAAAATGCCGTGAGTTCAGCAAAACGTTTTTAA
- a CDS encoding carboxylate-amine ligase, producing the protein MKKLPIFTLGVEEEYQIIDPDTRDLRSHMSKIVDGAKIFLKEQVKSEMHQSVVEVGTNICNNVADAKKEVAFLRHKIVELAAKQELIVGAAGTHPFSKWQEQAITDDPRYHHIINELQDTARSNLIFGLHVHVGIENRDIALKIMNQACYFLPHIYALSANSPFWEGRNTGFKAYRAKVFAKFPRTGLPEYFDSVQSYDNYLDTLVKTNCIDNPKKIWWDLRMHPFFSTIEFRICDMCLTVQETICIVALIQAVVAKLYKMNLMNTSFNIYRIALIRENKFRAARYGIEGKMIDFGEKKEVEYKDLMVELLDFVDDVVDELGSREEINYVHQILAEGTGADKQLKVWEDTQDLNKVVDLITDQFTKGI; encoded by the coding sequence ATGAAAAAATTACCAATTTTTACTTTAGGAGTAGAAGAAGAGTACCAGATTATCGATCCTGACACCAGAGATTTGCGCTCTCACATGTCCAAAATCGTGGATGGAGCAAAGATTTTCCTCAAAGAGCAAGTCAAATCTGAAATGCACCAATCGGTGGTGGAAGTAGGAACCAACATTTGTAATAATGTAGCGGATGCCAAAAAGGAAGTAGCTTTCTTGCGTCACAAGATCGTAGAGCTTGCTGCGAAACAAGAATTGATCGTTGGAGCTGCAGGAACACATCCTTTCTCCAAATGGCAAGAGCAAGCCATCACGGATGATCCAAGATACCATCACATCATCAATGAACTTCAAGACACTGCACGATCCAACTTAATTTTTGGTCTTCATGTTCACGTGGGAATCGAAAATCGAGATATTGCCTTGAAGATAATGAATCAGGCTTGTTACTTCTTGCCACATATCTATGCACTATCAGCAAATTCTCCATTTTGGGAAGGAAGAAACACTGGTTTCAAGGCATACAGAGCCAAAGTTTTTGCGAAATTCCCTAGAACAGGTTTGCCAGAGTATTTTGATTCTGTTCAGTCTTATGATAACTATCTTGATACTTTAGTAAAAACCAACTGTATTGACAATCCAAAAAAAATCTGGTGGGATTTGAGAATGCATCCATTTTTCAGCACGATAGAATTTAGAATTTGTGATATGTGCCTTACTGTACAAGAAACAATTTGTATAGTTGCTTTAATACAAGCTGTAGTCGCCAAGCTTTACAAAATGAATCTAATGAACACAAGTTTCAATATCTACAGAATCGCTTTGATCAGAGAAAATAAGTTCAGAGCTGCACGATATGGAATTGAAGGAAAAATGATTGATTTTGGTGAAAAGAAGGAAGTCGAGTACAAAGATTTGATGGTCGAGCTCTTGGATTTTGTAGATGATGTAGTGGATGAATTGGGAAGTAGAGAAGAAATCAATTATGTTCATCAAATCTTGGCTGAAGGAACAGGAGCAGATAAGCAGTTGAAAGTTTGGGAAGACACTCAGGATCTAAATAAAGTTGTAGATTTAATTACAGATCAATTTACAAAAGGAATATAA
- a CDS encoding type 1 glutamine amidotransferase, producing MINVAILDMNNGEPNQGMRCIKEIVGRFEEELTFQIFDVRVHSQIPKIEDFDLYVSSGGPGNPLEGNGDWEIKYARFLMDLMEWNKVNSKKKYLLLICHSFQLAVHTFGLAAITKRKSNSFGVMSIHKTDLGFEDPLFENLENPFWAVDSRDFQVVQPRMKRFKEMGAKVIALEKIRSHLEYERALMGIRFSNEIVGTQFHPEADPVSFMNHLRKEDVKQKIIAQKGKAKYRTMLEHLVDEDKIYKTNETLIPNFLKNAIKQIKEQALIFH from the coding sequence ATGATTAATGTGGCGATTTTGGATATGAATAATGGGGAGCCCAATCAAGGGATGCGCTGCATTAAAGAAATTGTTGGGAGGTTTGAGGAGGAATTGACTTTTCAGATTTTTGATGTTCGAGTACACTCACAAATTCCAAAAATTGAAGATTTCGATCTATATGTTTCATCTGGAGGTCCAGGAAATCCTTTAGAAGGAAATGGAGACTGGGAAATAAAATATGCCCGGTTTCTAATGGATTTGATGGAATGGAATAAAGTCAACAGCAAGAAAAAATACTTATTGCTAATTTGTCATTCCTTCCAATTGGCTGTTCACACCTTTGGCCTAGCGGCGATTACAAAAAGGAAATCAAACTCTTTTGGAGTGATGTCCATTCACAAAACAGATTTGGGATTTGAAGATCCATTATTCGAAAACCTTGAAAACCCATTTTGGGCGGTAGATTCTAGAGACTTTCAAGTAGTCCAACCAAGGATGAAGCGGTTTAAAGAAATGGGAGCAAAAGTAATTGCCTTAGAAAAAATCCGATCACATTTAGAATATGAAAGAGCTTTGATGGGGATTCGTTTTTCCAACGAAATCGTAGGGACACAATTTCATCCAGAAGCTGACCCAGTGAGTTTTATGAATCACTTGAGAAAGGAAGATGTCAAACAAAAAATAATCGCCCAAAAAGGAAAAGCGAAGTACAGGACTATGCTAGAGCATTTGGTAGATGAAGATAAAATCTATAAAACTAATGAAACGCTTATTCCAAATTTCTTAAAAAATGCGATAAAACAGATAAAAGAACAGGCTTTAATTTTCCATTAA
- a CDS encoding Re/Si-specific NAD(P)(+) transhydrogenase subunit alpha, with protein MTIGILKEPKEESRVALLPEAVKTLLSWNAQVIIETDAGLLAFANNESYKAVGATIKSRMEVLAEADMICSIQPISQEEISKMKPEAILLGQMGALFNPELTKFLLKEKRTAFSMELVPRTTRAQSMDVLSSMATVTGYKSVLLAASSLPRFFPMFMTAAGSITPAKVLILGAGVAGLQAIATAKRLGASVFAFDVRQAAKEEVLSLGAKFVDVEGAKEDKGAGGYAVEQSAEFIQKQKDTIHEYAAKSDVIITTAQIPGRKAPLLVEERTVLAMKPGSVIIDLAASSGGNCALTQADQTVEINGVKIIGVGNIASELPQDASKMYGKNYLNFLKLIIKDGEINLNFEDDIVKGTCVCHNGEAVNSRISEMLTQ; from the coding sequence ATGACCATAGGAATTTTAAAAGAACCAAAGGAGGAGTCTAGAGTGGCATTGCTTCCTGAGGCTGTCAAAACATTGCTTTCTTGGAACGCACAAGTTATTATTGAGACAGATGCCGGTTTATTAGCATTTGCTAATAATGAATCCTACAAAGCTGTGGGTGCAACTATCAAAAGTAGAATGGAAGTTCTAGCTGAAGCAGATATGATCTGTAGCATTCAGCCAATTTCACAAGAAGAAATTTCAAAAATGAAACCTGAAGCTATTCTTTTAGGTCAAATGGGAGCATTGTTTAATCCTGAACTGACAAAATTTCTACTAAAGGAAAAACGAACAGCCTTCAGTATGGAGCTTGTCCCAAGAACTACAAGAGCTCAAAGTATGGATGTACTTTCCTCAATGGCCACAGTAACAGGATACAAATCTGTACTTTTGGCAGCAAGTTCACTTCCTAGATTTTTTCCAATGTTTATGACTGCTGCAGGAAGTATCACACCCGCAAAAGTCTTGATTTTAGGAGCTGGAGTTGCAGGTCTTCAAGCCATCGCTACCGCCAAAAGGTTGGGAGCTTCTGTTTTTGCATTTGATGTACGACAAGCGGCTAAGGAAGAAGTACTTTCATTAGGTGCAAAATTCGTCGATGTAGAAGGAGCAAAGGAAGATAAAGGAGCTGGTGGATATGCTGTAGAGCAGTCAGCTGAATTTATTCAAAAGCAAAAAGACACCATTCACGAATATGCTGCCAAGTCAGACGTAATCATCACGACTGCTCAGATTCCAGGTAGAAAAGCACCACTTCTAGTAGAAGAGAGAACAGTATTAGCGATGAAGCCAGGTTCGGTAATTATTGATCTTGCGGCATCATCCGGAGGAAATTGCGCTTTGACTCAAGCTGATCAAACGGTGGAAATTAATGGTGTGAAAATAATTGGAGTAGGAAATATTGCATCAGAACTACCACAAGATGCCAGTAAAATGTATGGTAAAAATTACCTCAATTTTCTCAAATTAATCATCAAAGATGGGGAGATCAATCTCAATTTCGAAGATGATATTGTCAAAGGAACATGTGTTTGCCACAATGGTGAGGCTGTCAATTCTCGGATTTCAGAAATGTTAACTCAATAA
- a CDS encoding NAD(P) transhydrogenase subunit alpha: MENLLNFIGDNMEMIYFLILAILLGVEVISNVPAILHTPLMSGANAIHGVVVVGAIIVMLHASPDNYASLIVGFLAVVMGTLNVVGGFVVTDRMLEMFKKKPKKS; the protein is encoded by the coding sequence ATGGAAAATCTATTAAATTTTATAGGCGATAATATGGAAATGATTTATTTCCTAATCCTCGCAATACTTTTAGGAGTAGAAGTGATTTCTAATGTACCTGCTATCCTTCATACCCCTTTAATGTCTGGAGCCAATGCCATTCATGGAGTAGTGGTAGTAGGGGCTATCATTGTAATGCTGCATGCTTCACCTGATAATTATGCCTCCTTGATTGTAGGGTTTTTGGCTGTGGTAATGGGCACACTGAATGTAGTCGGAGGCTTTGTGGTGACCGATAGAATGTTAGAGATGTTTAAGAAAAAACCTAAAAAATCATGA
- a CDS encoding NAD(P)(+) transhydrogenase (Re/Si-specific) subunit beta, whose amino-acid sequence MSLNILEIIYLIASLTFVIGLKMLSHPETARKGNLIAAFGMLIAVIATITIYQPFDSAKAINYGLIALGLIVGTIIGTMMAKKVKMTAMPQMVSFFNGMGGACAALIAIIEYQNHETSVSGSFDGEFLVMLLGLIIGSVSFSGSMIAYGKLEGKIKDKVLPMNQLINMVMLFTIVALTVYQMLGYGDATVFYVLLVIALIYGILFVMPIGGADMPVVISLLNSFTGVAAAFGGFLYGNKAMLTGGILVGSAGTILTILMCTAMNRSLTNVLLGAFGGAKAGGAKGEAGDQTAKEISITDTAVLLSYSQNVVIVPGYGLAVAQAQHICHELEKLLEDKGVNVNYAIHPVAGRMPGHMNVLLAEADVPYERMQEMEEINPRMANTDVVVVIGANDVVNPAAKKDPSSPIYGMPILEVDQAKNVIILKRGMSAGYAGIENELFFYPKSRMLFGDAKDSLQKLAAEVKEV is encoded by the coding sequence ATGAGTCTAAATATACTAGAAATCATTTATTTGATTGCTTCTCTGACCTTTGTGATAGGTTTGAAAATGCTCAGTCACCCAGAAACTGCTCGTAAAGGTAATTTGATTGCGGCTTTTGGAATGCTGATAGCAGTAATTGCTACGATAACAATCTATCAGCCTTTCGATAGTGCAAAAGCAATCAACTATGGCTTGATCGCATTGGGTTTGATTGTAGGTACTATCATTGGTACTATGATGGCCAAAAAAGTAAAAATGACAGCCATGCCTCAGATGGTTTCATTTTTCAACGGAATGGGTGGCGCTTGTGCTGCCCTGATTGCGATCATAGAGTATCAAAATCACGAAACTAGCGTAAGTGGTTCTTTTGATGGTGAATTTTTGGTGATGCTCTTGGGCTTAATCATCGGTTCGGTATCTTTTTCTGGTTCTATGATTGCCTACGGCAAATTAGAAGGGAAAATCAAAGACAAAGTGCTTCCGATGAATCAGTTGATCAATATGGTTATGCTATTCACCATTGTTGCACTGACAGTATATCAGATGTTGGGTTATGGTGATGCTACCGTTTTCTATGTTCTTCTAGTGATTGCCTTGATTTATGGTATCCTATTCGTAATGCCAATTGGTGGAGCAGATATGCCTGTTGTGATTTCTTTGCTTAATTCCTTTACAGGTGTTGCAGCAGCATTTGGAGGATTCCTTTATGGTAATAAGGCCATGCTGACGGGTGGTATTTTGGTGGGTTCTGCCGGAACTATCCTGACCATTCTAATGTGTACTGCGATGAACCGTTCATTGACCAACGTACTACTTGGAGCCTTTGGTGGTGCAAAAGCAGGTGGTGCAAAAGGAGAAGCTGGTGATCAAACAGCCAAAGAAATTAGCATTACTGATACAGCAGTATTACTTTCTTACTCTCAGAACGTGGTGATTGTACCAGGTTATGGTTTGGCAGTAGCTCAAGCACAACATATTTGCCACGAACTCGAAAAACTGCTGGAAGACAAAGGTGTCAATGTAAATTATGCCATCCATCCAGTTGCAGGACGTATGCCGGGTCATATGAATGTATTACTTGCTGAAGCTGACGTTCCATACGAGAGAATGCAAGAAATGGAAGAAATCAATCCAAGAATGGCAAATACGGATGTCGTGGTTGTGATTGGAGCCAATGACGTTGTAAATCCTGCGGCGAAAAAGGACCCTTCCTCTCCTATTTATGGCATGCCTATTTTGGAAGTAGATCAAGCGAAAAATGTAATAATTCTCAAAAGAGGAATGAGTGCAGGTTATGCCGGAATCGAAAATGAGTTATTCTTCTACCCCAAATCAAGAATGCTTTTTGGAGACGCTAAAGACTCTCTGCAAAAACTTGCAGCAGAAGTTAAAGAGGTTTAA